One Pygocentrus nattereri isolate fPygNat1 chromosome 12, fPygNat1.pri, whole genome shotgun sequence DNA window includes the following coding sequences:
- the akt3b gene encoding RAC-gamma serine/threonine-protein kinase isoform X2: MNDQNVVKEGWVQKRGEYIKNWRPRYFLLKADGSFIGYKEKPQDADFAYPLNNFSVAKCQLMKTERPKPNTFIIRCLQWTTVIERTFHVDTPEERDEWVEAIQMVADKLAKQEEEGILCSPTSQIEIVNEEEMDTSISHHKRKTMNDFDYLKLLGKGTFGKVILVKEKASGTYYAMKILKKEVIIAKDEVAHTLTESRVLKNTRHPFLTSLKYSFQTKDRLCFVMEYVNGGELFFHLSRERVFSEDRTRFYGAEIVSALDYLHSAKIVYRDLKLENLMLDKDGHIKITDFGLCKEGITDAATMKTFCGTPEYLAPEVLEDNDYGRAVDWWGLGVVMYEMMCGRLPFYNQDHEKLFELILMEEIKFPRTLSADAKSLLSSLLIKDPNKR, from the exons ATGAATGACCAGAACGTGGTGAAGGAAGGATGGGTGCAGAAGAGAG GAGAGTACATAAAGAACTGGAGGCCGCGTTACTTCCTCTTAAAGGCTGATGGCTCCTTCATCGGCTACAAAGAAAAGCCTCAGGATGCAGACTTCGCCTACCCCCTCAATAACTTCTCTGTGGCCA agtGTCAGTTGATGAAGACGGAGAGGCCGAAGCCCAACACCTTCATCATCAGATGTTTGCAGTGGACCACTGTGATCGAGCGCACCTTCCACGTGGACACACCCGAGGAAAG gGATGAATGGGTGGAGGCGATCCAGATGGTGGCGGACAAGCTAGCCAAACAGGAAGAGGAAGGAATCCTGTGTAGCCCGACTTCCCAGATCGAGATTGTCAATGAAGAGGAGATGGACACCTCTATCAGCCACCATAAACGAAAG ACAATGAATGACTTTGACTATCTGAAGCTCCTGGGTAAAGGCACATTCGGGAAGGTGATTCTGGTCAAGGAGAAGGCCAGCGGAACTTATTATGCAATGAAGATTTTAAAGAAGGAGGTCATTATCGCCAAG GATGAAGTGGCCCACACTCTGACTGAAAGTAGGGTATTGAAAAACACTAGGCATCCGTTTTTAACT TCTCTGAAGTACTCCTTTCAAACGAAGGATCGTTTATGTTTTGTAATGGAGTATGTCAATGGGGGTGAA ctGTTTTTTCATTTGTCAAGAGAGCGTGTGTTTTCGGAAGACCGGACTCGCTTCTATGGCGCTGAGATCGTCTCTGCACTGGACTACTTGCACTCTGCTAAGATTGTTTACCGTGACCTgaag CTAGAGAACCTGATGCTGGACAAAGACGGCCACATTAAAATCACCGATTTCGGCCTGTGTAAGGAGGGCATCACCGACGCCGCCACCATGAAGACGTTTTGCGGAACCCCCGAGTATCTGGCACCCGAG GTATTGGAGGATAATGATTACGGGAGAGCGGTGGACTGGTGGGGACTGGGCGTAGTCATGTATGAGATGATGTGTGGACGACTGCCCTTTTATAATCAG gaCCATGAGAAGCTGTTTGAGCTGATTCTTATGGAGGAAATCAAATTTCCCAGAACTCTCTCTGCTGATGCCAAGTCTCTGCTTTCCAGCCTCCTCATCAAAGACCCCAACAAGAGGTGa